In one window of Henckelia pumila isolate YLH828 chromosome 1, ASM3356847v2, whole genome shotgun sequence DNA:
- the LOC140876106 gene encoding protein VAPYRIN-like: protein MDRLISLEPSNIVTIRIEPGQRCCGSTTLRNVMHTMPVAFRLQPVDKTRYTIVPNSGIIPPLSTLTIEITYHLPPNSNLPESFPHSDDSFVLQSVVTPCAAFKNPAAPRDSVPSEWFTNKKKQVYSDVGIRIMFVGSSILARLVAKGYMDEMREVLENGDPEWRAADSVDSDGKSLLHLAIAQSRPDLVQLLLEFQADTEACEESGSSPVEAAAALGETLIVELLLAHKASTERSRCSPFGPIHLAAGNGHTDVLNHLLRKGADVNALTKQGNSALHIAVSQQRWDAVRILLANSAKADAKNAFGDTPLHLASSLGDEQMVKLLLHKGANNDVRNKKGKTPYDLAAENGHTKLFDALRLGDKLCAAARMGELRTINRLLENGAFINGRDQNSWTALHRAAFKGRIEVARALIEEGIDVDGKDEDGYSALHCAAESGHCDVIELLVKNGADVDARTNKGATALQIAEKLNYSRIIKILKTGVRRNFVPLVEGNGGGEMNIRLMNEKKIIKRSVGIHARSFDRSEPLLVV from the coding sequence ATGGACAGGCTCATTAGCCTAGAGCCATCAAACATTGTGACAATAAGAATCGAACCAGGCCAGAGGTGCTGCGGCTCGACCACTCTACGCAACGTTATGCACACAATGCCGGTCGCCTTTCGGCTCCAACCGGTTGACAAAACTCGGTACACCATCGTCCCAAACTCCGGAATTATACCGCCTCTGTCCACACTGACTATAGAAATAACTTACCATCTCCCACCTAATTCCAATCTTCCGGAGAGTTTCCCGCATAGCGATGATTCGTTTGTGCTGCAGAGTGTGGTGACTCCCTGTGCAGCTTTCAAGAATCCAGCAGCTCCCCGCGATTCGGTACCAAGTGAATGGTTCACTAATAAGAAGAAACAGGTGTACTCTGATGTTGGGATCAGGATCATGTTCGTTGGCTCATCGATTCTAGCTCgtttggtggcgaaaggttatatgGATGAGATGAGAGAAGTTCTTGAAAATGGTGATCCTGAATGGAGAGCTGCTGATTCTGTTGATTCTGATGGCAAATCTTTGCTTCACTTGGCTATTGCTCAGAGCAGGCCTGATTTAGTCCAGTTGTTGCTCGAATTTCAGGCCGATACCGAGGCATGCGAGGAATCGGGATCAAGCCCTGTCGAGGCCGCTGCCGCATTGGGGGAAACATTGATAGTTGAGCTACTTTTAGCCCACAAAGCCAGCACAGAAAGATCAAGATGTTCCCCTTTCGGACCGATTCACTTAGCAGCTGGAAATGGTCACACTGATGTTTTAAACCATCTTTTACGCAAAGGTGCCGATGTGAATGCGCTTACGAAACAGGGGAACTCTGCCTTGCACATAGCAGTGAGCCAGCAGAGATGGGATGCCGTTCGAATTTTGTTAGCCAACTCGGCCAAAGCCGACGCGAAAAATGCTTTTGGGGACACCCCATTGCACCTTGCCTCCAGTTTAGGTGATGAGCAAATGGTGAAACTTCTACTCCATAAAGGAGCCAACAATGATGTAAGAAACAAGAAAGGCAAGACGCCATATGATCTTGCTGCCGAAAACGGGCACACGAAGCTATTCGATGCTCTTCGCTTAGGAGACAAATTGTGTGCAGCTGCTCGGATGGGAGAGCTTAGGACTATCAACCGTTTGCTCGAGAATGGCGCGTTTATCAATGGGCGCGATCAGAACTCGTGGACAGCCCTTCATAGGGCGGCGTTTAAGGGCCGAATAGAAGTGGCTCGTGCCCTGATCGAAGAAGGAATCGATGTTGATGGCAAAGATGAAGATGGCTATTCGGCATTGCACTGTGCTGCGGAGTCAGGCCACTGTGATGTGATTGAGTTGCTTGTGAAAAATGGAGCTGATGTTGATGCTAGAACAAACAAGGGTGCGACAGCGTTGCAAATCGCGGAGAAGTTGAATTATTCGCGGATTATAAAGATTTTGAAGACCGGGGTTAGGCGGAATTTTGTGCCGTTGGTGGAGGGAAACGGCGGCGGAGAAATGAATATCAGGTTGATGAATGAGAAGAAAATCATTAAGCGCAGTGTTGGAATTCATGCGCGAAGTTTTGATCGGTCGGAGCCATTGCTTGTGGTTTGA